In Syngnathus scovelli strain Florida chromosome 11, RoL_Ssco_1.2, whole genome shotgun sequence, one DNA window encodes the following:
- the zgc:101564 gene encoding protein FAM72A, giving the protein MSTSNANFKNKCVAQVNCIFCDSVLCTRGMKSVLLADSEVQLFSTDIPPNRTVDFVASCYSTESCKCALRDIACLKCGNVVGYHVVAPCKPCLLSCNNGHLWMFNSDAVSTVNRLDASGLNLLLWRDLPELDDGENEEPESPSEEECIR; this is encoded by the exons ATGTCGACGTCCAACGCTAATTTCAAAAATAAGTGCGTCGCCCAGGTTAACTGCATCTTTTGTGACAGCGTGCTCTGTACGAGAGGCATGAAATCGGTGCTTCTTGCAGACTCCGAGGTTCAGCTGTTTTCCACTGATATACCTCCAAATAG AACTGTTGACTTTGTGGCCAGCTGCTACTCGACTGAAAGCTGCAAGTGCGCACTGAGAGACATTGCATGTCTCAAGTG TGGTAATGTAGTTGGCTATCATGTTGTGGCCCCCTGTAAACCCTGCCTGCTCTCCTGTAATAACGGACACTTGTGGATGTTCAACAGTGACGCCGTTTCCACTGTCAACAGATTGGATGCTTCAG GTCTCAATCTGCTTCTGTGGAGAGATCTGCCCGAACTGGACGACGGTGAAAACGAGGAACCTGAAAGCCCGTCCGAGGAGGAGTGCATCAGGTAA